A single region of the Pelobates fuscus isolate aPelFus1 chromosome 4, aPelFus1.pri, whole genome shotgun sequence genome encodes:
- the LOC134609365 gene encoding histamine H3 receptor-like — protein MVLWTVHISFFILVTVFGNTLVIVAFIEDRRLRNQSNFFLLNLAICDFFIGAFCVPLYVPYMFTGKWILGNICCKLWLVIDNLMCTASALSVVLISYDRFLSVTMAIKHRCQQNKHSQTVLKMAAVWILSSLVYSPAILFWEYFDHDKITSDTVCVPGFYYNWHFLLGASTFDFILPLTSISFFNLSIYWNIQTRSKNKKHTVVSSISSNKTEAQVGLSVLSNNILNNGIDSTETKRKMAKTLPTLLTLNRCFGKDIKLYGSQTESVQSNTIRIINLSQDKKMAKSLSVLVGVFFICWAPYSLLMVIRAACHDYCADSYWYEITFWLLWVNSSINPFLYPLCHASFKKAFIKVFYKYLCRCS, from the exons ATGGTGTTGTGGACTGTGCatatctcattttttattttggtcACAGTTTTTGGAAACACTCTTGTCATTGTAGCTTTTATTGAGGATAGAAGGCTTAGAAATCAAAGCAATTTCTTTCTCCTCAACCTAGCCATCTGTGACTTTTTCATAG GAGCCTTCTGTGTACCATTGTACGTGCCATACATGTTCACAGGAAAATGGATACTTGGAAACATCTGTTGTAAACTGTGGTTAGTCATCGATAATCTCATGTGTACAGCATCAGCTCTCAGTGTTGTTCTCATCAGCTATGACCGCTTTCTCTCTGTTACTATGGCT ATTAAGCATCGCTGTCaacaaaacaaacacagtcagactGTGCTCAAGATGGCTGCCGTCTGGATACTGTCATCGCTAGTGTACAGTCCAGCTATACTCTTCTGGGAATATTTTGACCATGATAAAATCACCTCTGACACTGTTTGTGTTCCTGGATTCTATTACAACTGGCATTTTCTTCTTGGAGCATCAACATTTGATTTTATACTCCCTCTGACTAGTATTTCATTTTTCAATCTCAGCATTTACTGGAACATTCAAACacgaagcaaaaacaaaaaacacactgttGTATCCTCTATTTCTTCCAACAAAACAGAAGCTCAGGTTGGCCTTAGTgttttatcaaacaatattttaaataatggAATAGATAGTACAGAAACAAAAAGGAAGATGGCTAAGACACTACCAACACTACTGACTTTAAATAGATGTTTTGGTAAGGATATTAAACTTTATGGTTCACAAACTGAGTCGGTGCAAAGCAACACCATCCGCATCATTAATCTCTCCCAAGATAAGAAAATGGCAAAATCCCTCTCAGTGCTGGTTGGCGTTTTCTTTATCTGTTGGGCACCATACTCCCTTCTGATGGTAATACGTGCAGCCTGTCACGACTACTGTGCTGATTCTTACTGGTACGAGATCACATTTTGGCTGTTGTGGGTTAATTCATCAATAAATCCTTTTCTCTATCCTTTATGCCACGCAAGTTTCAAAAAGGCTTTTATCAAGGTCTTCTACAAGTATCTATGCAGATGCTCATAA